In Halogeometricum sp. S1BR25-6, a single genomic region encodes these proteins:
- a CDS encoding transcription initiation factor IIB — MGQKWGRRDEDESETESESESAAEELTCPECAGNVVVDDEHGETVCDDCGLVITEDSVDRGPEWRAFDSQEKDQKSRVGAPTTNTMHDKGLSTNIDWRDRDAYGNSLSSNQRQKMQRLRKWNERFRTRDSKERNLKQALGEIDRMASALGLPENVRETASVIYRRALDDDLLPGRSIEGVATSCVYAAARMAGVPRSLDEISEVSRVEKSEVARTYRYIARELSLEVKPADPEQYVPRFGSELGLSDEAKMRARQLLQNAKEKGVHSGKSPVGLAAAAVYAAALLTNEKTTQAAVSEVADISEVTIRNRYHELLEAEESLGLA, encoded by the coding sequence ATGGGACAGAAGTGGGGCCGTCGGGACGAGGACGAATCCGAGACGGAGTCCGAATCCGAGAGCGCCGCAGAGGAACTGACCTGCCCCGAGTGCGCCGGTAACGTCGTCGTCGACGACGAACACGGCGAGACGGTCTGCGACGACTGCGGTCTCGTCATCACCGAGGACTCCGTCGACCGCGGGCCCGAGTGGCGCGCGTTCGACTCCCAAGAGAAAGACCAGAAGTCCCGCGTCGGCGCGCCGACGACGAACACGATGCACGACAAAGGACTGTCGACCAACATCGACTGGCGCGACCGCGACGCGTACGGTAACTCGCTGTCGTCGAACCAGCGTCAGAAGATGCAGCGCCTGCGCAAGTGGAACGAGCGCTTCCGAACGAGAGACTCGAAGGAGCGCAACCTCAAGCAGGCGCTCGGCGAAATCGACCGCATGGCGTCGGCGCTCGGCCTGCCCGAGAACGTCCGCGAGACGGCCTCGGTCATCTACCGCCGCGCCCTGGACGACGACCTGCTTCCGGGCCGTTCTATCGAGGGCGTCGCCACCTCCTGCGTCTACGCGGCCGCTCGGATGGCCGGCGTCCCGCGCTCGCTGGACGAGATTTCGGAGGTCTCCCGCGTCGAGAAGAGCGAGGTCGCCCGCACGTACCGCTACATCGCGCGGGAGCTTTCGCTCGAAGTGAAACCGGCCGACCCCGAGCAGTACGTCCCGCGGTTCGGCTCCGAACTCGGCCTCTCCGACGAGGCGAAGATGCGCGCGCGCCAACTGCTGCAGAACGCCAAGGAGAAGGGCGTCCACTCGGGCAAATCGCCCGTCGGCCTCGCCGCCGCGGCCGTCTACGCCGCCGCCCTCCTCACGAACGAGAAGACGACGCAGGCCGCCGTCAGCGAGGTGGCCGACATCTCGGAGGTCACCATCCGCAACCGCTATCACGAACTGCTCGAAGCCGAGGAGAGCCTCGGCCTCGCCTGA
- a CDS encoding flippase-like domain-containing protein produces the protein MGRPTTEQSVTEVSVVLPAYNEEDTIEQTVGETLRTLSSFLPADSFEVIVAEDGCDDRTPELAEQMAANDDRVRHFHSDERLGRGGALEHAFAAANGEVLVYFDTDLATDMNHLEELVDRVRSGRYDVATGSRWMPGRVADRPAKRGVPSRAFNLLVRLFLGSSLRDHQCGFKAFSREVFEDLRTQVEDEHWFWDTEMLVRAQRAGYRVDEFPVDWTPKGDTKVDLVRDVFGMGSQIVRTWWQVAVKPRVTQRVAMAAGAILTILALLLMTQYISFGAVVNQMQAADPVLVAVAALVYLVSWPVRGVRYRDILAELGFKEKASFLTGAVFISQTGNLVFPARLGDVIRAYIVKARRGIPYPSGFASLAAERVFDLLTITALAGVVLVGYTATGQTAELAQTVVGAEGAGQVAVLVAVGVALAAILAVAVIVASAQSDGNLAGRLVHRASSDSYAEFVAEIVQRFVDDLQAVAGTRRGFARIGVSSLGIWMLDVATAMLVLAAFDPGLAPIEFVSVCFFAVSVGNLAKVLPLSPGGVGLYEGAFTLLVIGLTGISPELALGAAVLDHAVKNIVTVIGGYASMVGLNVSLTTAVEESKEVRESREAEPAELD, from the coding sequence ATGGGTCGCCCGACCACCGAGCAGTCGGTGACAGAAGTGAGCGTCGTTCTCCCCGCCTACAACGAGGAGGACACCATCGAGCAGACGGTGGGAGAGACGCTCAGGACGCTGTCGTCGTTTCTTCCCGCAGACTCGTTCGAGGTCATCGTGGCCGAGGACGGCTGCGACGACCGCACGCCGGAACTGGCCGAGCAGATGGCCGCCAACGACGACCGAGTGAGACACTTTCACAGCGACGAGCGACTCGGGCGCGGCGGCGCGCTCGAACACGCCTTCGCCGCCGCGAACGGGGAGGTGCTCGTCTACTTCGACACCGACCTCGCGACGGACATGAACCACCTCGAAGAACTTGTCGACCGCGTTCGGTCCGGCCGGTACGACGTGGCCACCGGGTCACGCTGGATGCCCGGACGCGTCGCCGACCGCCCGGCCAAGCGGGGCGTGCCGAGTCGCGCGTTCAACCTCCTCGTGCGTCTCTTCCTCGGGTCGTCGCTCCGCGACCACCAGTGCGGATTCAAGGCGTTCAGCCGCGAGGTGTTCGAGGACCTGCGGACGCAGGTGGAGGACGAACACTGGTTCTGGGACACGGAGATGCTCGTCCGCGCTCAGCGCGCCGGCTACCGCGTCGACGAGTTCCCGGTCGACTGGACGCCGAAGGGCGACACGAAAGTCGACCTCGTCCGCGACGTGTTCGGGATGGGCAGTCAGATCGTCCGGACGTGGTGGCAGGTCGCCGTCAAACCGCGCGTGACGCAACGCGTCGCGATGGCCGCTGGCGCGATTCTGACGATTCTCGCGCTGCTGTTGATGACGCAGTACATCAGCTTCGGCGCCGTCGTCAACCAGATGCAGGCCGCCGACCCCGTCCTCGTCGCCGTCGCGGCCCTCGTGTACCTGGTTTCGTGGCCCGTTCGCGGGGTGCGCTACCGCGACATCCTCGCCGAGTTGGGGTTCAAAGAGAAGGCGTCGTTCCTGACCGGCGCGGTGTTCATCAGCCAGACCGGCAACCTCGTGTTCCCGGCGCGACTGGGTGACGTCATCCGCGCGTACATCGTGAAGGCCCGCCGCGGCATCCCGTACCCCTCGGGCTTCGCCTCGCTGGCGGCCGAGCGCGTCTTCGACCTGCTCACCATCACGGCGCTCGCGGGCGTCGTCCTCGTGGGCTACACCGCCACCGGACAGACCGCCGAACTGGCGCAGACCGTCGTCGGCGCGGAGGGGGCCGGACAGGTCGCCGTCCTCGTCGCCGTCGGCGTCGCCCTCGCAGCCATCCTCGCGGTGGCGGTCATCGTCGCCTCCGCGCAGTCGGACGGCAACCTCGCCGGCCGACTCGTCCACCGGGCGAGTTCGGACTCCTACGCGGAGTTCGTCGCCGAAATCGTCCAACGCTTCGTGGACGACCTGCAGGCCGTCGCCGGGACGCGCCGCGGGTTCGCCCGCATCGGCGTCTCCAGCCTCGGCATCTGGATGCTCGACGTGGCGACGGCGATGCTCGTCCTCGCGGCGTTCGACCCCGGTCTGGCGCCGATAGAGTTCGTCTCGGTGTGTTTCTTCGCGGTCAGCGTCGGCAACCTCGCGAAGGTGCTGCCGCTCTCGCCGGGCGGCGTCGGCCTCTACGAGGGCGCGTTCACGCTCCTCGTCATCGGCCTGACCGGCATCTCGCCGGAGTTGGCGCTCGGCGCGGCCGTCCTCGACCACGCGGTGAAGAACATCGTCACGGTCATCGGTGGCTACGCCTCGATGGTCGGGCTGAACGTCTCGCTGACGACGGCCGTCGAGGAGAGCAAAGAGGTCCGCGAGAGCCGCGAGGCGGAGCCGGCCGAACTGGACTGA
- the yjjX gene encoding inosine/xanthosine triphosphatase, translating into MHVAVGSSNPVKRDATVRVFPEATVAAEPVPSGVGEQPTGHAETRTGAENRAEACLDAGTYDLGVGIEGGVARFEGREDLFLVMWAAVTDGDRWGRGAGPSLRLPDEISERVAAGEELGPVMDDVLGTNDVAKKQGAAGAFTGGKLSRTDALESAVVAAAAPFLCELY; encoded by the coding sequence ATGCATGTTGCAGTCGGCAGCAGCAACCCGGTCAAGCGCGACGCGACCGTCCGCGTTTTCCCCGAGGCGACGGTCGCGGCCGAACCCGTCCCCTCCGGCGTCGGCGAGCAACCCACGGGCCACGCCGAGACCCGAACCGGCGCGGAGAACCGCGCGGAGGCGTGTCTCGACGCGGGCACGTACGACCTCGGCGTCGGTATCGAGGGCGGCGTCGCCCGCTTCGAGGGCCGCGAGGACCTGTTTCTCGTCATGTGGGCCGCGGTCACCGACGGCGACCGCTGGGGCCGCGGGGCGGGGCCGAGCCTCCGACTCCCGGACGAAATATCCGAGCGAGTCGCGGCGGGCGAGGAACTCGGCCCCGTGATGGACGACGTGCTGGGGACGAACGACGTGGCGAAAAAGCAAGGCGCAGCGGGCGCGTTCACCGGCGGGAAACTGTCGCGGACGGACGCGCTCGAATCGGCCGTCGTCGCCGCCGCCGCGCCGTTCCTCTGCGAGTTGTACTGA
- a CDS encoding NfeD family protein, producing MLRSPLTAFLQPVIPPELLPYLLVVAGVGVSLAEALAPGAHLVVLGVALLAAGLVGLLLGPAASPVVLGVLVLVFGALALYGYRELDLYGGKGSGKTSDSASLRGRTARVTERVTPTEGEVKLDEGGGFNPYYAARSVSGEISEGSEVIVVDPGGGNVITVESLDGGLDDIDRELERERRRRENRDDDDDDGERREETTETETETERA from the coding sequence ATGCTCCGGTCGCCGCTCACGGCGTTCCTCCAGCCCGTTATCCCGCCAGAGCTTCTGCCGTACCTGCTCGTCGTCGCGGGCGTTGGCGTCTCCCTCGCCGAGGCGCTGGCGCCGGGGGCGCACCTCGTCGTCCTCGGCGTCGCGCTGTTGGCCGCCGGATTGGTCGGCCTCCTGCTCGGCCCGGCGGCCAGCCCCGTCGTCCTCGGGGTTCTCGTGCTCGTGTTCGGCGCCCTCGCGCTGTACGGCTACCGCGAACTCGACCTCTACGGCGGCAAGGGAAGCGGAAAGACCAGCGACTCGGCGTCGCTCCGCGGGCGCACCGCGCGCGTCACGGAGCGCGTGACGCCGACGGAGGGCGAGGTGAAACTGGACGAGGGCGGCGGGTTCAACCCCTACTACGCGGCCCGGTCGGTGAGCGGCGAGATTTCCGAGGGGAGCGAGGTCATCGTCGTCGACCCCGGCGGCGGCAACGTCATCACTGTCGAATCGCTCGACGGCGGGTTGGACGATATCGACCGGGAACTCGAACGGGAGCGTCGGCGACGGGAGAACCGCGACGATGACGATGACGACGGCGAACGGCGGGAGGAGACGACCGAGACGGAGACCGAAACCGAACGCGCCTGA
- a CDS encoding glycerol dehydrogenase, with product MEKLFASPAKYVQGRGVASQLGDHASSLGESALLLGDETVLGLVEDSVTASLESAGFETRAVTFDGEASQTEIERIVDVAEAEGSDVVVGAGGGKGIDTAKAVADATGAATVSMPTVASTDAPTSSLSVIYSDHGEFEAYRFYDRHPDLVLVDTELIAAAPTRFFVSGIGDALATWYEADAARRDTDGENFFGGRPTRAGTALAELCYETLQDHAASAVEAVERDAVTESVEAVTEANTLLSGLGFENGGIAAAHSIHNGLTQLESTHDASHGEKVNVGTISQLVLEGKPDGQVAETIRFTSELGLPVTLAEIGVDDVEAADLDAVAEAACADDETIHNEPFAVEPAAVRDAILTADALGHKHGAN from the coding sequence ATGGAGAAACTGTTCGCGTCTCCGGCGAAGTACGTACAGGGACGAGGCGTCGCGTCGCAGTTGGGCGACCACGCGAGTTCGCTCGGGGAGTCGGCGCTGCTGCTCGGCGACGAGACGGTTCTGGGTCTCGTCGAGGACTCGGTGACGGCGTCGCTCGAATCCGCCGGGTTCGAGACGCGCGCGGTGACGTTCGACGGCGAGGCGTCGCAGACGGAGATCGAACGGATCGTCGACGTCGCCGAAGCCGAAGGGTCGGACGTCGTCGTCGGGGCCGGCGGCGGCAAGGGAATCGACACGGCGAAAGCGGTCGCCGACGCCACCGGCGCCGCCACCGTCTCGATGCCGACCGTCGCGTCGACCGACGCCCCGACGAGCAGTCTCTCGGTCATCTACTCCGACCACGGCGAGTTCGAGGCCTATCGGTTCTACGACCGCCACCCCGACCTCGTCCTCGTCGACACCGAACTCATCGCCGCCGCGCCGACGCGGTTTTTCGTCTCCGGCATCGGCGACGCGTTGGCGACGTGGTACGAGGCGGACGCCGCCCGACGCGACACCGACGGCGAGAACTTCTTCGGCGGGCGACCGACGCGCGCGGGCACCGCGCTCGCCGAACTCTGCTACGAGACGCTGCAGGACCACGCCGCCTCGGCGGTCGAGGCGGTCGAACGCGACGCCGTCACCGAGAGCGTCGAGGCCGTCACCGAGGCCAACACCCTGCTAAGCGGACTCGGGTTCGAGAACGGCGGCATCGCCGCCGCCCACTCCATTCACAACGGTCTGACGCAACTCGAATCCACGCACGACGCCTCTCACGGCGAGAAGGTGAACGTCGGAACCATCTCGCAGTTGGTGCTCGAAGGCAAACCCGACGGACAGGTCGCGGAGACCATCCGGTTCACGAGCGAACTCGGTCTGCCCGTCACGCTCGCGGAAATCGGCGTCGACGACGTCGAAGCGGCCGACCTCGACGCGGTCGCCGAGGCCGCCTGCGCCGACGACGAGACGATTCACAACGAACCGTTCGCGGTCGAACCGGCGGCCGTCCGCGACGCGATTCTCACCGCGGACGCACTCGGCCACAAGCACGGCGCGAACTGA
- a CDS encoding SPFH domain-containing protein translates to MDPVALQAAAFGAYAVGLLVLLLAIVTVYQMVEIVDAYEKKALTVFGEYRKLLEPGINFIPPFVSRTYAFDMRTQTLDVPRQEAITRDNSPVTADAVVYIKVMDARKAFLEVDDYKRAVSNLAQTTLRAVLGDMELDDTLNKRQEINARIRKELDEPTDEWGVRVESVEVREVNPSQDVQQAMEQQTSAERRRRAMILEAQGERRSAVEEAEGEKQSNIIRAQGEKQSQILEAQGDAISTVLRAKSAESMGERAIIEKGMETLEQIGQGESTTFVLPQELTSLLGRYGRQLSNSDVQEQAGLDSLEFDEETRELIGLDDIEEILGQIDEAAEMNVEELEQEAQAIKEGSDPGMKSADEVVAEADAADKSDIKDPDEVVAEADEEDAESASGSDDADEEQRETEKEL, encoded by the coding sequence GTGGACCCCGTGGCACTACAGGCGGCGGCGTTCGGAGCCTACGCCGTCGGCTTGTTGGTGCTCCTCCTCGCCATCGTGACCGTCTACCAGATGGTCGAAATCGTCGACGCTTACGAGAAGAAGGCGCTTACGGTGTTCGGCGAGTACCGGAAACTGCTCGAACCAGGTATCAACTTCATCCCGCCGTTCGTCTCGCGGACGTACGCGTTCGACATGCGGACGCAGACGCTCGACGTGCCGCGTCAGGAGGCCATCACCCGCGACAACTCGCCTGTCACCGCCGACGCCGTCGTCTACATCAAGGTGATGGACGCGCGGAAGGCTTTTCTGGAGGTCGACGACTACAAGCGCGCCGTCTCCAACCTCGCGCAGACGACGCTCCGGGCCGTCCTCGGCGACATGGAACTCGACGACACGCTGAACAAGCGACAGGAGATAAACGCGCGAATCCGCAAGGAACTGGACGAACCCACCGACGAGTGGGGCGTCCGCGTCGAGAGCGTCGAAGTCCGCGAAGTGAACCCCTCCCAGGACGTCCAGCAGGCGATGGAGCAGCAGACGTCCGCCGAGCGTCGCCGCCGCGCCATGATTCTCGAGGCGCAGGGTGAACGGCGCTCCGCCGTCGAAGAGGCCGAGGGTGAGAAGCAGTCGAACATCATCCGTGCGCAGGGTGAAAAGCAGAGTCAGATTCTCGAAGCGCAGGGTGACGCCATCTCGACGGTCCTCCGCGCGAAGTCCGCCGAGTCGATGGGCGAACGCGCCATCATCGAGAAAGGAATGGAGACGCTCGAACAGATCGGCCAAGGCGAGTCGACGACGTTCGTCCTCCCGCAGGAACTCACGAGCCTCCTCGGCCGCTACGGCCGGCAGTTGAGCAACTCCGACGTGCAGGAACAGGCCGGTCTCGACAGCCTAGAGTTCGACGAGGAGACGCGCGAACTCATCGGCCTCGACGACATCGAGGAGATACTCGGCCAGATAGACGAGGCGGCCGAGATGAACGTCGAGGAACTCGAACAGGAGGCCCAGGCCATCAAGGAGGGGTCGGACCCCGGCATGAAGAGCGCGGACGAAGTCGTCGCCGAAGCGGACGCGGCGGACAAATCCGACATCAAGGACCCGGACGAAGTGGTCGCCGAGGCCGACGAGGAAGACGCCGAATCCGCGAGCGGTTCCGACGACGCCGACGAGGAGCAGCGCGAGACGGAAAAAGAGCTGTGA
- a CDS encoding 3-dehydroquinate synthase II, with amino-acid sequence MTRSVWLKADDSVGDWEARKRRITAGLEAGVDWVLVDEADVGRVQSLGEVNVAAFRTDADASLIDDVDEAENPDAEAGAVADAYIVGKDGEGDGTIDLPGDFSGSADLTTLRRADNRANGAYVRILSKEYESFAETAAEDADYTIVVGEDWTIIPLENLIARIGEETDLIAGVTTAEEARTAFETLELGADGVLLDSDDPDEIRKTTEARDAAERETLDLSWAEVTAVERTGMADRVCVDTGNLLEHDEGMLVGSMGRGLFFVHAETAESPYVASRPFRVNAGAVHAYVRTPDGGTKYLSELKSGDEVQVVDSEGHTREAIVGRVKIEKRPMFRVEAELEGDRVETLLQNAETIKVRTREGRKAVTDLEAGDEILLYYEDTARHFGEAVEESIIEK; translated from the coding sequence ATGACACGGAGCGTCTGGTTGAAGGCCGACGACAGCGTCGGCGACTGGGAGGCGCGGAAGCGACGGATAACGGCGGGTCTCGAAGCCGGCGTCGACTGGGTCCTCGTCGACGAGGCGGACGTCGGACGCGTCCAGTCGCTGGGCGAGGTCAACGTGGCCGCCTTCCGGACGGACGCCGACGCGAGCCTCATCGACGACGTCGACGAGGCGGAGAACCCCGACGCCGAGGCCGGGGCCGTCGCCGACGCCTACATCGTCGGTAAGGACGGCGAGGGCGACGGCACCATCGACCTACCGGGCGACTTCTCCGGGTCCGCTGACCTGACGACGCTCCGCCGCGCGGACAACCGCGCGAACGGCGCCTACGTCCGCATCCTCTCGAAGGAGTACGAGTCGTTCGCCGAGACGGCCGCCGAGGACGCCGACTACACCATCGTCGTCGGCGAGGACTGGACTATCATCCCCCTCGAGAACCTCATCGCCCGCATCGGCGAGGAGACGGACCTCATCGCGGGCGTCACGACGGCCGAAGAGGCGCGAACGGCGTTCGAGACGCTCGAACTCGGCGCCGACGGCGTCCTCCTCGACAGCGACGACCCCGACGAGATTCGCAAGACGACCGAGGCGCGCGACGCCGCCGAACGCGAGACGCTCGACCTCAGTTGGGCCGAGGTGACCGCCGTCGAGCGGACGGGGATGGCCGACCGCGTCTGCGTCGACACCGGCAACCTCCTCGAACACGACGAGGGGATGCTCGTCGGCAGCATGGGCCGCGGCCTCTTTTTCGTCCACGCGGAGACGGCCGAGTCGCCGTACGTCGCCTCCCGCCCGTTCCGCGTCAACGCCGGCGCCGTCCACGCCTACGTGCGCACCCCCGACGGCGGGACGAAGTACCTCTCCGAACTGAAGAGCGGCGACGAGGTGCAGGTCGTCGATAGCGAGGGTCACACCCGCGAGGCCATCGTCGGCCGCGTGAAAATAGAGAAGCGGCCGATGTTCCGCGTCGAGGCCGAACTGGAGGGCGACCGCGTGGAGACGCTCCTCCAGAACGCCGAGACCATCAAGGTGCGGACCCGCGAGGGCCGCAAGGCCGTCACGGACCTCGAAGCCGGCGACGAGATTCTCCTGTACTACGAGGACACCGCCCGGCACTTCGGCGAGGCCGTCGAAGAGAGCATCATCGAGAAGTAG
- a CDS encoding DUF7123 family protein: protein MSATASTADPVANLSEKQQSILQYLRTNAAEQTYFKSRLIAEELGLSAKEVGANMRAIIDGEHDVTIEKWGYSSGTTWKVTV, encoded by the coding sequence ATGAGCGCAACCGCGTCCACCGCCGACCCCGTCGCAAACCTCTCGGAGAAACAGCAGAGCATCCTCCAGTACCTCCGCACGAACGCCGCAGAGCAGACGTACTTCAAATCCCGCCTCATCGCCGAGGAACTGGGCCTCTCCGCGAAGGAAGTCGGCGCGAACATGCGCGCTATCATCGACGGCGAACACGACGTGACCATCGAGAAGTGGGGCTACTCCTCCGGAACGACGTGGAAAGTCACCGTCTGA
- a CDS encoding winged helix-turn-helix transcriptional regulator, with protein sequence MTNRGVDEEKRATLRRFAALGAATPFAGLGAAESDEEGTPESGSDARDAIVGYVASTPGAHFSKVRDDLRLGTGETQYHLRRLVDDGVVEFSRDGDYKRFFPAERFTPFEQTALGYLRRDTPRGMLVALLRNPDATGSALAAELDVSRATVSNYARKLDEAGLLSRENGYTVVRPETLITLLVRYADSFDPAAVSLADDAASFISYNP encoded by the coding sequence ATGACGAACCGAGGCGTAGACGAAGAGAAACGCGCGACCCTCCGACGCTTCGCGGCCCTCGGGGCGGCGACGCCGTTCGCTGGACTCGGAGCGGCCGAGTCCGACGAAGAGGGTACCCCGGAGTCGGGTAGCGACGCGCGCGACGCCATCGTCGGCTACGTCGCCTCGACGCCGGGCGCGCATTTCTCGAAGGTTCGCGACGACCTACGGCTCGGAACCGGCGAGACTCAGTATCACCTGCGGCGCCTCGTCGACGACGGTGTCGTGGAGTTCAGCCGCGACGGCGACTACAAGCGCTTCTTCCCCGCCGAGCGGTTCACCCCCTTCGAGCAGACGGCGCTGGGGTATCTCCGCCGCGACACGCCGCGCGGGATGCTCGTCGCCCTCCTCCGAAACCCCGACGCCACCGGGTCGGCGCTCGCCGCGGAACTCGACGTCTCGCGCGCGACGGTGAGCAACTATGCCCGGAAACTCGACGAGGCGGGACTTCTCTCCCGCGAGAACGGCTACACCGTCGTCCGACCGGAGACGCTCATCACGTTGTTGGTTCGCTACGCCGACTCGTTCGACCCGGCGGCCGTCTCGCTGGCGGACGACGCCGCGAGTTTCATCAGCTACAACCCCTGA
- a CDS encoding DUF7575 domain-containing protein gives MADTRRRAMVAAFVGVLGASVGIAGAGHVYLREWRRAASWFAFVVGAGLVLLSVFADPTAVTFATLDQVPSEVTGPLFVLLFLSTFDAYYVAGRDARDETGPRCPACGGELDPEVRFCPWCATELERRPAVDPDPTPVDASPDGESGRSERE, from the coding sequence ATGGCGGATACACGACGCCGCGCGATGGTGGCCGCGTTCGTGGGCGTGCTGGGTGCCAGCGTCGGTATCGCCGGCGCAGGCCACGTCTACCTCCGCGAGTGGCGACGCGCCGCCTCGTGGTTCGCCTTCGTCGTCGGCGCGGGACTGGTTCTCCTGTCGGTGTTCGCCGACCCGACGGCGGTCACGTTCGCGACGCTCGATCAGGTTCCCTCCGAGGTGACGGGGCCGCTGTTCGTCCTGCTGTTTCTCAGCACGTTCGACGCCTACTACGTCGCCGGCCGCGACGCACGGGACGAGACCGGACCGCGCTGTCCCGCCTGCGGCGGCGAACTCGACCCGGAGGTTCGGTTCTGTCCGTGGTGCGCGACGGAACTCGAACGCCGGCCGGCGGTCGACCCCGACCCGACGCCGGTCGACGCATCGCCGGACGGCGAAAGCGGACGCTCGGAGCGGGAGTAG
- a CDS encoding cobalamin-binding protein has protein sequence MTDRIVSLAPSATATLDAMGAADRLVGVTAHCDVDVDAPVVGGWLNPDYDRLAESDPDLVCTSDALQSDVRAELRDRGYEVCHVEPARLADVLESFETLGAAVGRPDAGEALAADCRERLAAVEARTPNEPDSAPVVYCEEWSDPPMAAGNWVPDAVAAAGGRCPFVDAGDRSREVDREAVERADPDHVVLHLCGRGDRVSPESFRDRRWDVDAAVHVLDDSLLNQPSPRLVEGIEALADLLHPPGA, from the coding sequence ATGACCGACCGAATCGTCTCCCTGGCGCCGAGTGCGACAGCGACGCTCGACGCGATGGGCGCGGCGGACCGCCTCGTCGGCGTCACCGCCCACTGCGACGTCGACGTCGACGCGCCGGTCGTCGGCGGGTGGCTGAACCCCGACTACGACCGACTCGCGGAGTCGGACCCCGACCTCGTCTGCACCAGCGACGCCCTCCAGTCGGACGTCCGCGCGGAACTGCGGGACCGGGGATACGAGGTGTGCCACGTCGAACCCGCGCGACTGGCGGACGTGCTGGAGTCCTTCGAGACACTCGGCGCCGCCGTCGGCCGCCCGGACGCGGGGGAAGCGCTCGCCGCCGACTGCCGGGAGCGACTCGCGGCCGTCGAGGCGCGCACGCCCAACGAACCCGATTCCGCCCCCGTCGTCTACTGCGAGGAGTGGTCGGACCCGCCGATGGCCGCCGGTAACTGGGTGCCCGACGCCGTCGCCGCCGCGGGCGGGCGCTGTCCGTTCGTCGACGCCGGCGACCGCTCGCGCGAAGTCGACCGGGAGGCGGTCGAGCGCGCCGACCCGGACCACGTCGTCTTGCACCTCTGCGGCCGCGGCGACCGCGTCTCTCCCGAATCGTTCCGCGACCGCAGGTGGGACGTCGATGCAGCGGTGCACGTCCTCGACGACTCCCTCCTGAACCAGCCGAGTCCCCGACTCGTCGAGGGTATCGAGGCGCTCGCCGACCTGCTCCACCCACCGGGCGCGTAG